A single genomic interval of Camelina sativa cultivar DH55 chromosome 11, Cs, whole genome shotgun sequence harbors:
- the LOC104723676 gene encoding membrane-associated progesterone-binding protein 4, with protein MIPARRILLSPFVGVTVTVVLVALYFRSSLKSPHHKFNQRLFSAEELALYNGTDVTLPILLGILGSVFDVTKGKSHYGSGGGYNHFAGRDASRAFVSGNFTGDGLTDSLHGLSSSEVKSIVDWRGFYSRTYIPVGKLVGRYYDSQGNPTKHLKGAEAKASRGAQLMEKQKTEEAKQPSCNSRWSQDEGGEVWCDVGVPRLVQRPLEIAITGSMSKRCACFEEDQLDQSGLEIYKDCEPLAKTCRV; from the exons ATGATTCCGGCGAGGAGAATCCTGTTATCTCCGTTTGTTGGCGTAACGGTGACCGTTGTTCTCGTCGCCCTCTACTTCAGATCTTCCCTCAAGTCTCCACACCACAAATTTAACCAA AGGTTATTTTCTGCTGAAGAGTTGGCATTGTATAATGGCACTGATGTAACGTTACCTATACTCTTGGGAATTCTTGg ATCTGTGTTTGATGTGACGAAAGGAAAATCTCATTACGGTAGTGGAGGAGGTTATAACCATTTTGCTGGAag AGACGCTTCTCGTGCTTTTGTTTCTGGGAACTTTACAG GAGATGGACTTACAGATTCGTTACATGGGTTATCTAGCAGTGAG GTGAAGAGCATTGTTGACTGGCGAGGTTTCTACTCCAGGACCTACAT TCCTGTTGGGAAGCTCGTTGGGCGGTACTACGATAGCCAAGGAAATCCAACTAAACATCTAAAAGGAGCTGAAGCCAAAGCCTCCAGAGGTGCACAACTTATGGAGAAACAGAAGACAGAGGAAGCCAAGCAACCGAGTTGCAACTCACGATGGAGTCAAGATGAAGGTGGAGAG GTTTGGTGCGATGTTGGGGTGCCGAGATTGGTACAAAGACCTTTAGAGATAGCAATAACAGGGTCAATGAGCAAACGTTGTGCTTGTTTTGAGGAAGACCAACTTGATCAGTCTGGCTTGGAGATCTATAAAGACTGCGAGCCTCTTGCCAAGACTTGCAGGGTTTAA